The segment TATTCTAATTAATTATTGGGTTGGTTATTATGAATAGTAAACAATTAACACTAAAGGACTTAAATATTAAGGATGAGCTAATTTTTATAAAATATTACTATAAATATCTGTTATCATATTGTCAAGAATATGACCTTCAATACAATGGGTTACTTGCTGTTGAAATCATTAAGCTTGGGGAGTTTGTTGATCGGATTACTTCCGATGAGAATGCTGTAATAAAGGATAAGGATATGAAATATTTAATTAGAATAGCTGAAGGTAGGGTATTTAAGGAAATTGATGAATTATCGCCTATGTATAATCGTAAGAATACTCATGACATTCTTAAGATTCCACGATATAAAATGTATCATATTCTTGAAAGGCATGGTTTCTAAAATGGGTAAATATTTATCTTAGTTATTAATTTACCCTGGTATTCATAGCAATCATGTTTATATGTTTAACTGTTTATAATTATTCTAGCTTTACGTTAAATTATATTCTGTTATAGTCATAATTTATTTAAAGGGGATGTCATTCATTAATATTCACTTGATACAAATGAAAGAATATATTAAAAAAGTCATATATAAATATATATAGATAATGAAATTTAGAGGTTTTATGATGAGCGAGCAATTATCATTCACACAATTATTACGTAAAAATGATTTTATCGAAGGCAATAACAGTACCGATGAAGAACCTATTGATATGGAAAATGACTTTGATCCTGATGAAAATATAGAAAATCTTGAAATGAAAACATTTGAAGAAGAAGCTAAACTTGTTGAAGAGGAAGAAGCCAGAAAAGCAGAGGAAGCCAGAAAAGCTGCTGAAGCTAAAAAAGCAGCAGAGGAAGCTAGAAAAGCAGAGGAAGCAAGGAAAGCTGAAGAGGCCAGGAAAGCTGAGAAAGCTCGGAAAGCTGAAGAAGCCAGAAAAGCTGCAGAAGCTAGAAAAGCAGAGGAAGCTAAAAGAGCCGCCGAAATTAAAAAAGCTGCCGAGGCTAGAAGAGCCGAACAAGCCAAAAGAATTGCTGCAATTGAAGAATCTGAAGATACAAGAGTCATATTCATTGGAAATAAACCAGTCATGAATTATGTTTTATCAATCGTCACATTAATGAACAAAGATGTTAAAAGAATCAGCATAAAAGCAAGAGGAAAAGCTATTAACAGGGCTGTAGATGTTGCAGAAGTAGTCAGACACAAATTTGTGACTAAAACCCAAATTGAAGATATTCTAATAAATACCGAGGAACTATTCAGGGAAGATGGTTCTTCATCAAACGTTTCAACCATAGATATTATACTCAGGGTTTAATTCTTAAAATTTTTTTTAAGAACAATTATCTTTTTTTTCACCTTTTTTTAGTCAATTTTATAATTGAATTAATTTAGCAATACTTTATTTGAGAGTTGATAGTGATGGAACTTATAGATATTGGATTAAATTTAATGCATAAATCATATAATAAGGATCGCGTTGATGTAATAAATCATGCAAGGGATGTTGGAGTAACAAAATCCATTATTACCGGAAGCAGTTTAACATCAAGCAAACTTGCAGTAGACTATGCAAGCAAACATCCTAATGTATTATACGCTACCTGCGGAGTTCATCCTCATGATGCAAAAACATGCGATGAAAACACTATAGATACATTAAGAAACCTTGCGAGTAATAGCTGCGTTGTAGCAATAGGCGAATGTGGGCTGGATTATAACAGAAACTTCTCACCCCAAAATGTTCAACGCAAATGGTTTGAAAAACAGGTAATATTGGCAGAAGAATTGGACATGCCACTATTTTTACATGACAGGGAATCTTATGATGATTTTAATAAAATAATGAAAAAACATAAAAAGATAGCTGGCAGGTCCGTTGTGCATTGTTTTACAGGAACAAAATATGAGGCAGAAGATTATCTTGATTTGGGTTGTTACATAGGCGTAACAGGATGGATATGTGATGATAGGCGAAATGATGAATTGCTCAAAGCAATAAAGGTTATACCACCAGAAAAATTAATGATAGAGACTGATGGTCCATTCTTGACTCCAAGAGACTTTGAACAAAAACCAAAGAATAACCGAAATGAACCAAAATATCTTCCCCATATCTTAAAAAGAATTGCTAAAGAAATGGATATTGATTCAGAAGAACTGGGAAAACAGGTAACAGTTAATACTAAGGAATTCTTTAATATCTAACTTCCCCGTTCATATATTTTTCATGTTTCTTAATTCAACATCCTCAAAAAAAAATCATGATTTTATAAATATTTCATCAATTAATTAAATACTGCCTTGTGATATTTTAAATACACTCCTCTTATAATATCGTATTTTAAAATCAAGGCATGAATCATGAGTAGTTATATAAATATAAAATGATAAATAAGTACATATCTGTAAACAATCGTAGTAAGAGAAATAAGAATATGACATGTGAAAATTTAAAAGAAGAACACGTACAAAAATTAAAAGAATTAGAAAAAACTTTACCTTCATTTGAGGAATTTGAAGAATATTCTGATAAATTCAAAGCGTTATCTGACCCAACACGATTGAAAATATTGTACTTACTATCTGAAGGTTCATGTTGTACATGTTCGATACAGGAAATATTGGATAAACCACAATCAAATATATCCCACCATCTGAAGATATTGAAGAATGCAGGGTTTATCGATAGTAAAAAAGATGGTATCTGGGTCTACCATAAAGTCAAAGATCCAGAGATAATCAAATTATTGGATGATTTAAGTAATTTAATTACCAATTAAATCCAAACAATTACTTTTTTTTTTAATTTTATCAAGTGTAAATATGACATTTAAAATATATTGTTCCATATGTGGTTATGAAAATAATTCAAACAATACCCTCTGTCAAAGATGTAATGAATTTCTACATAAGGACAACATACTATCCGACAATAAGCAATTAAACTCAATAGATGAATTATTTGCTAACATATATCATCAGAAGTTAAACGATGCAATCCTAACACTCGACAGCTATGAAGTAATAATACAAAACATCATAGAAAGTGGAGAAAACGGGATTATCTATAGAAAGAATATGACGCCACTGGAACGGGTCGTAGCCATAGCAAAGGCATATTCAATAGTAATTACCAAAGAGATTGGAAATAACTATGGTGAGTACGCATATAATGTGATATGCATAGATAAGACATTTGATTCATCAATTCAAATAGCAACAATCCTACATGAGTTGACACACCACTTATTCAATGAGATACTTAAGCAAATCCTAATATATGTATGGAATGTAAAGAAATCACCCCTGCTTGATGCCTTTGTACAAACGTTGGTTTCCCTTCCACCTGTACTTTTGGCCTCGGAGTATTGTGCAAGTAAAACTGAAGAAAGGTATCTTCCAAAAGAATACGTGTCATACTCATCGTTCAATCAGATAGCAGGTGATTTAAACTATGATGGCAAAATACTTTTGAATACCTTCGTCATAGCAAATGGAATCAGCGAATCCATCATAAGGATATTGTCTAACTTTATTGACAATCAACTGGAAGATAAAATAAGACAGGAGTTTGAAAGAAACAATACCGAAGAGATAGCTAATCCCATCTGTATAGAAGATAGAATAATAAACAATCCAATTTTAAGAAACGTATATCTCATGAACATGATAACTGAAAGTTATGAATTGCTCAATGATGAAAATTACCGTCATCTGATAGAGCGAAACAGGGATTTATTCGAAAAAGCATATGAAAAAATCAAGACAGATTAACATCTTCCTTTAACAAGTTCTGATTAGTCCACATCTTTTTTATCAGAATAAATCTTAATCAAATCGAAATTTAATTTTTCAAGGGACTCTCCATTCAAATACTTTATGAGAATATTAATCAAATCATTCTCCATAAACATAATTTCATCATCATTCAAGCCAACAAACGATTGATTAAATAGGAATTTGATGGAATCCCAATCCAAATTCAATGAATATAAGGTATTTCTCAGATATGACATATAATCATTTTCAAGTGGATTTACTCCCCTTTGAATGTTAAAGCTTGACTTAACAATAAATTTCTTAAACAGGCTGATTAATCGATTGTTATTATCGCCAAACAATTCATAGATATATGCTTCCATGTCATAAGAGGAATGATATTCTGTATAAAAACCTCCGGATATGAATTTATTTCTAAGAATATGAATTAAATTCAAGGTCAAATCTTCAAATGATTGATTTATAGGTCTTGTCTGACACAACCGGTCAAACTCGACTATGTCATCCACAACACTGTTTTTAATAATCTGATAATAAAAAATTACGTGTGGATTACTGTTTAATAAGTAGACGGCATATTGTGAAAGACTGTAATTGTTAGTTAATATCTCGTCAAATGGATTATGATTTTTGTCCCTAAGCAGTGAGATATAATCCTTCACAAGATGCTTAACTGATTTGCTTATCAGTTTTTCATTCTCTAATTCCTGAACTGTCAATATTATATCTTCAATGTTATAATAGGGGTACTCCTTGCTAAAGAGTTTGAGGTTGCCTTTTCTATGAATATAGTCAAGCAATATTATTTTAAGGTATCTGTGTTCAATTTCTTTAACACATCTTCCATGGTTGTATACCGATTTGATGCTGTCAGTAACTACTGATTCGTTCAGAGGTTTATCAGGGCAATATGATGTCTTATCGATGGAATAATCCTCATTGATTTTTATGATGTCGCCCGGTTTAATATACTCCGAGTTAATGCTTGATAAGAGTTCAACCAATGTTATATGAGGATCCTGTTTTTTACCACAGTTATAGCAGTATTTGTCTATGTATAAAATTTTTTTACCACAAAATTCGCAGATAATCTTCTTGTCAGCTGTATTGGCCAGATATCTTAAAATTTCATAGTCATAATCAAATTCATGGTTATTATAGGAACGTCTATTTGATAAATGATTAATCAGGCTGTTTATACGAAATATTACATTATTTTCATTAACTTTTTTGTTAATGACTTCATTATATACTTTAAACTTAATCAGATAACCGTCACTCTCATTAAGATGATTTTCGGATAATTTTTCATTAAAATTACTTGAAAATTCCTTCTCTCCAATGTACTCATTGAATGTTGCTAAAGTTTTATCTATTGACATTCCAATGCAATTCCTTTTTAATCCAGACAGGATAGATTATAATTTATTATTTGTAGTTAATCGTATAATTTAGTTTTGATAAATTATTGAAATATAAAAATAGTTGGTGATTAATTGGATTTGAAAGAAAAGTGAAAGATAGGTTGGTTTAACCAACTTTATCTAGGCCTATCGGTCCATCTTTTTCCGTCCATGTTTCAACATATCTTCCAGGAGCCATTCCCTCATATTGTCCTTTTTCATTATCACTTACTGTAAAGTAGGATTTATGAACATCTGATTGGGAACTTGATGTTTTCTGTGAGCTTGTCTTTGTTTGGGTCTTTTTGTTTGAGGCAGTTTGTGTTGTAGTGTTGGTTGAGTTTGTCTGATTGCTACTTATGTTTTGTGTATCGTTTGCCGTGGTGTTATTTGTGTCATTTGTCGTGTTGTTATCCGATAATTTAAACGTATCTGTGGAGAAAAGAACGATTCCCAGCAATATTAAAACAACTGCGGCTATAATGGCAATTTTCATATTTTCTCTCAATATTATACCTCTTATTTAATTTACATAACTAATATATTTTCTTTTAATATTTAAATATTTTGTACTTTTTAATG is part of the Methanosphaera sp. BMS genome and harbors:
- the albA gene encoding DNA-binding protein Alba codes for the protein MEESEDTRVIFIGNKPVMNYVLSIVTLMNKDVKRISIKARGKAINRAVDVAEVVRHKFVTKTQIEDILINTEELFREDGSSSNVSTIDIILRV
- a CDS encoding TatD family hydrolase, whose translation is MMELIDIGLNLMHKSYNKDRVDVINHARDVGVTKSIITGSSLTSSKLAVDYASKHPNVLYATCGVHPHDAKTCDENTIDTLRNLASNSCVVAIGECGLDYNRNFSPQNVQRKWFEKQVILAEELDMPLFLHDRESYDDFNKIMKKHKKIAGRSVVHCFTGTKYEAEDYLDLGCYIGVTGWICDDRRNDELLKAIKVIPPEKLMIETDGPFLTPRDFEQKPKNNRNEPKYLPHILKRIAKEMDIDSEELGKQVTVNTKEFFNI
- a CDS encoding helix-turn-helix transcriptional regulator, which encodes MTCENLKEEHVQKLKELEKTLPSFEEFEEYSDKFKALSDPTRLKILYLLSEGSCCTCSIQEILDKPQSNISHHLKILKNAGFIDSKKDGIWVYHKVKDPEIIKLLDDLSNLITN